AATTCGCCATTCTTTTTACTTGTTGATTGTATTTTGTAGAAGGAACATCATTTTTAGAAGATAATGTTATGATTTGCCGAAATCGATCCACAAATAAAGAAATCATCACCTCGATTTCAGGTAATGATTTCTTATCCACTATTTAATTCTCTTATGATATTCTCACAGTTTTCAGTAAAGCTCTCAAAACCGGAACGCTCGACTCGAAACACGGGTGATTCCATCTTTGCATGCCTATCTAAAATCTCAAATTGACGATATACCTGAATCAATTGGTCAGCCAATACGGTGTCCATTTTAGCGATCTCATACTTTACTTTATCCCATTCATCAAGTTGAAATAGATAGGTTTCCTTCCATACTCTTTCATCACCCTGTAACTCGATATTACCCAATTCTAAAAACTCCTGAAGGCTACCAGCATTTCTCGTATCTTTACGTAAGTATAGCTTGAAATTCTCCTGTATTTCTTGTGGTAATGCCGTTTTAGCTAGTTCTTTAGCTTTTACTTGATTGTCTCGCGATTCAAATCTGTGTCTAAGCTTCAGCCGAAAATAAACAGCTGCTAAAGTTGTCAAAATACTAACAACCATGGACACGATGAAAAATGTCCACTCCATAATCATAACCTCCAGCTTGTACTCCCTTACCCTATTATATGAAGTTTCACTTAAAGGAACTCTCATTCACACAGATTATGCAGCCTATTTTTCACAAACAAGCCCAATTATTTATTTATGGCGAGGTCCAACTCGATATTTTCCAACTTCATAAAGACCTGTGGCTGCGAGTCCTGCCATTGTACCAGCCCAAGTCCTTAAAGCCCAATCTAAATCGGTCAATGGGAATGCCATCAATCCAACTACTAATCCAATTATTAAACTTACAATATTGATAAACCGTTTTGGAATAAGAAATGTTCGTTTTGCCACTTCTGTCAATCCAGTCACAATAGGAGTCATAACCGATGCAAACATAATGACTTGTTCCATCATTTCAATCCCCCCTCAACAATACAAATTCCATATCTGTATACGTTTCGCCTCTATTATAACGTTAAATAGGTAGATGGATGGAGTTCATTACAAAACGGTTCATTTCTTCTTACTTTATGAATATGAAATAGCAAAAATGCTTTTATACTGAGTTGAAATTCTCTTTGCCATGAATACTTCTTGATCAGAATTGAAAGAATGAGATTAACAGAAGAAACTATTTACTTTAGGAGTGTAAATATGAACAAGGAGTATGACCATTACTTAATCCTTTTAGAAAATCAAAAATTAAATTGGTGGGGTTATGCGAGGAGAGTACCTACTGAATTCAGACCTCCTCATTACACAAATTATTGGTCCTATTTAAGAACGCGAAACACCGCATCTAAACGTTATATTAAAGAAGCAGAGTGGAGAATGGAAGCAAGAAGAAAAGGTTTACTCGATAATTAATTGAAGTCAATAAGAAAAAGCAGATCCTGAAATGTCGAATGAATACCACATTCCGGATCTGCTTTCATTTATACACCAACTTTATGTAAGCGAAGCAATAATGAATTCAAATTACGTACTCGTTGTTCTTCACTATTCTTTAAGCCAGTTTCAATATCTGTTAATTCACAACTCACAACTTCAGATGCATATCTTTGCTCTAAAACGACTTCCAGTAATAACTCTCTCTCTTCTTCTGTCAGTCTTTCTTTGGCTATAACCCCCATAACCATCCCCCTTTAAAAGTTCTTACTAATATTATAACTGTATAGAAATCAACTAGAAAGGGTTTTTGTGAAAATCTTCGGGCCTCTAAATATTGGTAACTGAAAGAACCATTGATATAACTAGATTCTCGCCTGATTTCCGAGAAAAAATTTTCTGAAATTTTAATCAGTCATCAATAAACATTATTTTCCAATAACAATTATTCGACAAATCACGACTTGATTTTTCATTTATTATGCACCTTATTTGACTTCCAGTGATACATTGCCTATTACTTCTTGCTTCTTATTTGTAAAAACGATTCATGAATTGACCGATCCTTAGTATCGTCCGAATCATGTAAAGGTTCATGGACGGGTGGATGCCATTTTCCAATTTTCTCTCCGTTTACTGAATATATCGATCCAGTTTCTGGTTTTTCTTGTAATAAAGCCAGTAACAACATTCCTACATCGTCAGGTGAACCCATTTGCCATTCCTTTGGAAGTGGTATTCCCTTCTCATCTGCTTTTTTTTGGAGCATATGAATAACTGGTCTTGTCATATCGGTTTCGGCCACTGGCGCAATGGCGTAAACAGATATTCCGAACCGGTTCAGTTCTTTAGACAACGTGTACGTCATACCGTTGATCCCAGATTTCGCTGCACTATAGTTTAACTGACCAGGCAGTCCTTCCATTCCCGATTTAGATGTCATATTGACAATTGTACCTTCTATTTCTAATTCTCTCATTGCTAGTACAGCATATTTTGTACAGGCAAATGTACCTCTGAGATGGGTTTCAATCACTTGATCCCACTCTTGCTCCTCCATTTTATAAGAAATTCTATCTTGAACGACCCCTGCATTATTGACGAGCACATCAATACGACCAAACGTTTTGATCGTTTCATCGATGATACGTTTGCATCCTTTTTCATTATCTACAGACTCACATACACCATATATTCGGTTATGAATCGTCTTTAATTCATCTACAGTTGCTGCAACCCGTTCCTTATTTCGACCATTGATGACCACCGACGCGCCTTCTTCAGCTAAGTATTTAGCCATACTGAGCCCTATTCCTTTCGTTGATCCTGTTATGACGACCACCTTATTATTCATTTCCTCACCTCTACTGCTCTGTTAATGTTATTTTCCCTTTCAATACAATCGAGCCATCTAAACTACATAAAGTAAGATGATGGTCCTGTTCTTCTGTTCTCACCATTTTCAACTCGTATTGCCTTTGCACATATACTGGTGTTTGAAAGCGTACTGTAAATGAATTGGTCCAGCATTTCTTTCCTGTTATTTCACTAGCATAACTACCGACTTTGGCCATGACTAACATGCCATGGACAGGACAGGTTTCAAAACCCATTTTCTTCGCTTCATCAGCAGAAGTATGAATAGGATTATCATCACCACTTACATTTACATAATCCAAAATGTCTTCCTCAGAAAATGTGAGCTGTTTCGTTACATGTTTCATCGGCCTTCACCTGTTTTTTCCTTAAACATCGCTTTCGTTGTACACGTAAAAAAAGGCTTCCAACTGTCTTCATCATAGCCATTTAATTCATGCTCCACCCAAATGACAGTACCTAGCTTTCCATCTTTCTCTTCAACCTTTACTAACTGAATATCTCCATAATAAGTCGTCTCAGTTAAAATCGGCTTGTCATACTGAAATGACTGTTCTCCGTGGACGAGCGGACCTACACCATCTAACCAAGGCATTTCAACTTCTTGCCAATATTTAATCGGAAATGTTGGAGGAACGATGAATTGCGTAGTATCGTTATCGATTTGTTGCAACGGCCATTCGCCGACAACTTTTGCGAATTGAAGGGCTTCTTCATTTTTGACATGGATGATAAACTTTTCCGTTTTACGTCCTACTTCTAGCTGTCTCAACAAGTCCATTTCATCACTCCTATAATTGTCGCTCCAAAAGTGTAGCTAACCCTAAACCGCCACCGATTCCTAGAGTAACGAGTCCCGTATTCGCTTGTGAATGTTTCATTTCGTGGAACAAACGTGTCATTAGAATAGCGCCTGATGCGCCGTATGGATGTCCAAGCGCAATAGCCCCGCCCCCTATATTCAGCTTTTCTTCAGGGATTGCTAACGATCGTATAGATGCAAGTACTTGTGACGCGAATGCTTCGTTGAATTCAACTAAATCAATGTCTTTAATACGCAACTGCTGTTTTTCCAAAAGTTTTCTCACTGCAGGGATCGGACCAATTCCTAAAAGATTTGGATCGACACCAGCCGAACAAGCATCAACGAAGCGGATCTGAGGTTTTAACCCGAACTCTAAACACTTTTTCCTTGAAGCAAGAAGAACAACAGATGCCCCGTCATTAATTGGACATGCATTACCTGCCGTAACCGTTCCTCCTTCTACAAACGCAGGGTTTAGACGGTTTAATTTTTCCAAGGAGGTATTTTCTCTTGGACACTCGTCTTGATCGATCCCCTGTATAGGAACGATTTCAGCATCAAAGCGGCCGCTTTTTTGAGATTCAATCGCTTTTTGATGACTTTTTAGCGCAAATCGATCTTGGTCTACTCTACTTATTTGATAAGCTTCAGCTACATTTTCAGCTGCTACGCCCATCTCTGGATCACCTATGTTATCAGGGGAAAAACGTGCTCGACTAAACAGCTTTGGACCAGATAAAGCATGCAAACTGCTAGGCTTCTCCATTTTCCATGGGGCAAGACTTGTACTTTCTACCCCACCAGCTATGATAAGATCTGCTCCACCTGATTGTATCGTCCTTGCACCAATATGAATGGCTTCTAGACCAGAACCGCACTGCCTGTCTACCGTTACACCTGGGACTTCAACCGGAAAACCTGCGATTAAACTAGATAGCCTCGCTAAGTTACCACCTGGACCTACAACGTTTCCGAGTATGACTTCATCCACTTGATCAGCTGGGATTTCTACTCCTTCTATCATCGACTTCATTAATTCTGCTGCTAATTGCTCTGGGGGAATATCTTTAAGTATGCCCCCGATTCTTCCAACCGGGGTTCGTTTAGCCTCTACAATAAACACATCATTCATCTTTCATTCCCCCACTCATATATTGATCAATCAATTTCTTGCGAGCAATTTTTTCGCTGACGGTATACGGAAAATCTTTCACTGTGATGTAAGCTTTTGGCCATTTGTATTTTGCGAGACTTTTCGCACATGAATGTTCTAAAGATCTTACGTCATCTTCATTGCCTTTCCTCCATTTGATAAAAGCAACAACTTTCTCTCCCCAATATGTATCAGGTAGGCCGACTACCGCACACTCTTCAACTGAACGAACGGACTGAATCGTACGTTCAACTTCCTCAGGATAAATATTGAGTCCACCACTAATGATCATTTGGTTTGCTCGTCCTACTAAATAGACGAAACCATCTTCGTCTATTCGAGCAAGGTCACCTACTGTCACCCAACCATCTTTAATGACTTTTTCAGTTTCATTAGGTAGATTCCAATACTCTTTAAACACCATATCGCTTTTCACATAAAGTTTACCGATTTCACCTGGTTCCACTTCTTGAAAGTGCTGATCACGGATCGTTAAGGATACGCCAGCAAAGGGACGCCCTACGGAATCTGCTTTTTCCACAGCATAGGAATGGTGCAGAATCGATACAAAGCTCAATTCCGAAGCACCGTAAAACTCGATGCAATTCGCATTAACAAACATCTTTTCCACCTTCGCACGTCTTGAGTGATTCCACTTAGCCCCTGAAGAAATAATGCAATCAACTGCCTCCCACTGCTTAGCCTTTTCATTTAATAATGATTCAAGCATGGTAGGAACGACATACAAGAAGGTTCTCGCGGTATTCTGGACATTCCGAGCGACTTTTGCTGCAGAAAATTGCTCAATTAATCGGATTGTAGCTCCGCTAGCTAAAGCATGTATTGCACCATACAAAAATAGAGAATGAGCCAAAGAACCAGTGATGATCACTTCATCATCAGGGCGAACTTGATATTCAGCATCGGTGTTTTTAAAACTTTCTGTCCACGACCGTTGTGTTCGAACAAACCCCTTAGGTTTACCTGATGTCCCCGACGTATATCCTAAATAAAAGATTGACGCTGGATGCGGCTGTGGGAGCTGTATCTGATCATTTAAATCTATATCATCGGAGGAAGTGATCTGCTCCCCCTCCCAAATATCTATTAAAGTCTCATGATCAAAATCTGTAATAAGTAAGTCAGTTTCACTATCTGACAGTATTTCTTTTACTGCTGCACTAGGCACCTTCGGATCTATCGGCACCGCTTTCCAACCTATGGAGGAAGCAGCTAGAAAATAAATAATGAAGTCAACACGATTCATTGAAAAATAAAGTGCAATCGTACCCTTTTCAATCGGTACTTTTTGATAGATATGCTGTGCAGCGAGCGCGACCTTACGATTCAGTTGTCCATAGGTCCATGTCTTGTCAGACGTTGTAATGGCGATAGAATCAGGATGATTGTTCGCCTGTTTTTTTATATGGTCAAAAATCATGAACGTTACCTACCTTTTTTATTAAAAAGAAAGAGGCTGTCAACGAAGACGAACCTCTTTCTTTAGGGTATCATATGCAACTTATGCAGCAAGATTTTTCTTATTAGTTGTCAAAACTGGATTTCGTTTCTTCATTTTTACAACGACGAATGCTGCAATAATTGCCTTAACCATATCCCCAGGAATATAAGCAATTGCTGATAATGCTGCTGCTGGAAGGGATAGATCTAGGACAAATGCAGTCACTGGAATTCCAGCTGCGTACACGACAATGATTCCACCCAATATATTAAATAAAAGTACTTTCCAAAACTTAAGGTTCGCCCATGACTTTTCAACGAGATAACCGATGACTAATGCTGCAATCGGCCAGCTCAGTATATAACCTGCACTAGGACCTACCAGCTCATCAATGCCTCCACGCATTCCAGAAAGAACAGGTGCA
This Pseudalkalibacillus berkeleyi DNA region includes the following protein-coding sequences:
- a CDS encoding thiolase family protein; amino-acid sequence: MNDVFIVEAKRTPVGRIGGILKDIPPEQLAAELMKSMIEGVEIPADQVDEVILGNVVGPGGNLARLSSLIAGFPVEVPGVTVDRQCGSGLEAIHIGARTIQSGGADLIIAGGVESTSLAPWKMEKPSSLHALSGPKLFSRARFSPDNIGDPEMGVAAENVAEAYQISRVDQDRFALKSHQKAIESQKSGRFDAEIVPIQGIDQDECPRENTSLEKLNRLNPAFVEGGTVTAGNACPINDGASVVLLASRKKCLEFGLKPQIRFVDACSAGVDPNLLGIGPIPAVRKLLEKQQLRIKDIDLVEFNEAFASQVLASIRSLAIPEEKLNIGGGAIALGHPYGASGAILMTRLFHEMKHSQANTGLVTLGIGGGLGLATLLERQL
- a CDS encoding biotin transporter BioY, which codes for MKKTYTLVYAAMFAAVVAALGLVPPIPVPGSPVPITAQTLGVMLAGGLLGARLGGLSLLVFIGLIISGAPVLSGMRGGIDELVGPSAGYILSWPIAALVIGYLVEKSWANLKFWKVLLFNILGGIIVVYAAGIPVTAFVLDLSLPAAALSAIAYIPGDMVKAIIAAFVVVKMKKRNPVLTTNKKNLAA
- a CDS encoding holin, whose protein sequence is MMEQVIMFASVMTPIVTGLTEVAKRTFLIPKRFINIVSLIIGLVVGLMAFPLTDLDWALRTWAGTMAGLAATGLYEVGKYRVGPRHK
- a CDS encoding MaoC family dehydratase, with protein sequence MKHVTKQLTFSEEDILDYVNVSGDDNPIHTSADEAKKMGFETCPVHGMLVMAKVGSYASEITGKKCWTNSFTVRFQTPVYVQRQYELKMVRTEEQDHHLTLCSLDGSIVLKGKITLTEQ
- a CDS encoding AMP-binding protein, translated to MIFDHIKKQANNHPDSIAITTSDKTWTYGQLNRKVALAAQHIYQKVPIEKGTIALYFSMNRVDFIIYFLAASSIGWKAVPIDPKVPSAAVKEILSDSETDLLITDFDHETLIDIWEGEQITSSDDIDLNDQIQLPQPHPASIFYLGYTSGTSGKPKGFVRTQRSWTESFKNTDAEYQVRPDDEVIITGSLAHSLFLYGAIHALASGATIRLIEQFSAAKVARNVQNTARTFLYVVPTMLESLLNEKAKQWEAVDCIISSGAKWNHSRRAKVEKMFVNANCIEFYGASELSFVSILHHSYAVEKADSVGRPFAGVSLTIRDQHFQEVEPGEIGKLYVKSDMVFKEYWNLPNETEKVIKDGWVTVGDLARIDEDGFVYLVGRANQMIISGGLNIYPEEVERTIQSVRSVEECAVVGLPDTYWGEKVVAFIKWRKGNEDDVRSLEHSCAKSLAKYKWPKAYITVKDFPYTVSEKIARKKLIDQYMSGGMKDE
- the abbA gene encoding antirepressor AbbA, with protein sequence MGVIAKERLTEEERELLLEVVLEQRYASEVVSCELTDIETGLKNSEEQRVRNLNSLLLRLHKVGV
- a CDS encoding SDR family NAD(P)-dependent oxidoreductase; this encodes MNNKVVVITGSTKGIGLSMAKYLAEEGASVVINGRNKERVAATVDELKTIHNRIYGVCESVDNEKGCKRIIDETIKTFGRIDVLVNNAGVVQDRISYKMEEQEWDQVIETHLRGTFACTKYAVLAMRELEIEGTIVNMTSKSGMEGLPGQLNYSAAKSGINGMTYTLSKELNRFGISVYAIAPVAETDMTRPVIHMLQKKADEKGIPLPKEWQMGSPDDVGMLLLALLQEKPETGSIYSVNGEKIGKWHPPVHEPLHDSDDTKDRSIHESFLQIRSKK
- a CDS encoding FAS1-like dehydratase domain-containing protein, yielding MDLLRQLEVGRKTEKFIIHVKNEEALQFAKVVGEWPLQQIDNDTTQFIVPPTFPIKYWQEVEMPWLDGVGPLVHGEQSFQYDKPILTETTYYGDIQLVKVEEKDGKLGTVIWVEHELNGYDEDSWKPFFTCTTKAMFKEKTGEGR